ACGAGATCATGGATTCTTTGGCAACCTTGGCGCGCGATCGCGGCATTCGCTACTTCCTGATTGCCTTCACCGATCTGTTTGGGGTGCAGCGAGCCAAACTGGTACCGGCCAGCAGCATTGACACCATGGCCGCCAACGGTGCGGGCTTTGCCGGTTTTGCGGCTTGGCTCGATCTCAGTCCGGCGGATGCTGATGTGTTGGCAATTCCCGATCGCGACAGTCTCTTCCAATTGCCTTGGCAACCGGAAGTTGCTTGGATGCCGGCAGACCTCTATCTCAATGATCAACCGCTGGAACAAGCACCGCGCTGGGTTCTAAAGCGAGTTCTCGCTGCCGCTGAAGCGCTGGGCTATCGCCCAAAAACGGGGGTCGAGTGCGAGTTTTTCCTGCTGGATGAGACAGGGGATGCGATCGCCGATCCCCGCGATCGCCAGGCCAAGCCTTGCTATGACCAGCAATCTCTAATGCGGCGCTACGACCTGATCACCGAGATCAGTGAAGCGATGGAAGTGCTGGGTTGGGGGCCGTACCAAAGCGATCACGAAGACGCCAATGGTCAGTTTGAAATGAACTGGACCTACGCTGATGCGCTAGTCACCGCAGATCGCCAAGCCTTCTTTAAATACATGGTCAAAACTCTCGCGGAACGGCAGGGATTACGGGCAACTTTCATGCCCAAGCCCTTCGCAGATTTGACCGGCAATGGTTGCCACATGCACCTCTCGCTCTGGAATCGGGAGGGTGCCGTCAATGCTTTTGTCGAGCCAGAGTCGACTGCTCTCCTCTCAACTCTGGGCTATCAGTTCATCGGTGGGCTGCTTAATTCTGCAGCAGCGCTTTGTGCTCTCACCAACCCGACGATCAATTCCTACAAGCGGATCAACGCACCAGCGACGACCTCGGGCGCGACTTGGTCTCCCAATGGCATTAGCTATAGCGGCAACAACCGCACTCACTTAATCCGCATCCCCGATGCGGGCCGATTTGAGTTGCGGCTTGCCGATGGAGCGGCCAATCCCTACCTGTTGCCAGCAGCGGCGATCGCGGCAGGTCTTGATGGCATTCAGAACCAGCGTGATCCCGGTCCCCGCTACGACAACGACAACTACGCCCAGCCCTTGCCAGCCGGCACGGTGCCGACACTGCCGGAGCATTTGCTTGATGCTCTGCGATCGCTGCAAGAAAGCACCATTCTCACGAAAGGTCTAGGACCTGCCTTCATAAGTGCTTACCTCAAGCTCAAGCACCAAGAATGGCGGAGCTTTTGTGCCGAGATCACTCCTTGGGAACGGGCAACGACGCTGGACTGTTAGGAGTTGCTCACTGCTGACTTTTCAACCACTGTTGGATCTGTCGTTCTTCGTAGCGGCGCAACCGTCGTCCTTTGCGCGTAAACTGCCGCTGCACGATCGCGGATCCAAAACCAAGCTGGACTTGAGCACCGAGAGCTTGCAGCGGTACGGCAGCGGAGCTGACTGTGAAGACCGGCAGGCCTTGTAAGTCGGGTCTTAAGCGCAACAGGATCGCTTCAATCGGCCAAAACGCAAGCTGCGGATCTTGGAGCAGTAGCGGCTCAATCCCTAGGCTGGCGATCGCGGTCGTCAACTGCTGGAGCTTGGCTGCGCTATCCCGCGGATGCGGCTTCAACAGTAGGGATGTC
The sequence above is a segment of the Synechococcus elongatus PCC 11801 genome. Coding sequences within it:
- the glnT gene encoding type III glutamate--ammonia ligase; translated protein: MDSLATLARDRGIRYFLIAFTDLFGVQRAKLVPASSIDTMAANGAGFAGFAAWLDLSPADADVLAIPDRDSLFQLPWQPEVAWMPADLYLNDQPLEQAPRWVLKRVLAAAEALGYRPKTGVECEFFLLDETGDAIADPRDRQAKPCYDQQSLMRRYDLITEISEAMEVLGWGPYQSDHEDANGQFEMNWTYADALVTADRQAFFKYMVKTLAERQGLRATFMPKPFADLTGNGCHMHLSLWNREGAVNAFVEPESTALLSTLGYQFIGGLLNSAAALCALTNPTINSYKRINAPATTSGATWSPNGISYSGNNRTHLIRIPDAGRFELRLADGAANPYLLPAAAIAAGLDGIQNQRDPGPRYDNDNYAQPLPAGTVPTLPEHLLDALRSLQESTILTKGLGPAFISAYLKLKHQEWRSFCAEITPWERATTLDC